A window of the Juglans microcarpa x Juglans regia isolate MS1-56 chromosome 5D, Jm3101_v1.0, whole genome shotgun sequence genome harbors these coding sequences:
- the LOC121265819 gene encoding 14.7 kDa ribonuclease H-like protein gives MTGQMTNLAIEFDIEFTSTAHPVGLGGVGVHIVTESGEELNYEIKLSFKDTNNEAEYEALLEGLTVARSLGATEVEKRADSQVVVSQVTGRFATKGEKLKKYLQQVGKERDLFKYFHIQQISRGGNNKADHLAKSASGWEETRLSNYTIV, from the exons ATGACTGGCCAGATGACAAATTTGGCGATCGAGTTCGACATCGA GTTTACGTCGACTGCTCATCCTGTCGGGCTGGGGGGAGTAGGGGTGCACATAGTCACTGAGTCTGGAGAAGAACTCAACTATGAGATCAAACTCAGCTTCAAGGACACCAACAACGAGGCTGAGTATGAGGCGCTACTGGAAGGATTGACAGTAGCCAGGTCCTTGGGTGCTACCGAGGTCGAGAAAAGGGCCGACTCGCAGGTGGTGGTCAGTCAAGTAACGGGACGATTCGCCACCAAAGGAGAGAAACTGAAGAAGTATCTCCAGCAGGTAGGAAAGGAACGCGATCTCTTCAAATATTTCCACATCCAGCAAATCTCAAGGGGAGGAAACAACAAGGCAGACCATTTGGCAAAGTCAGCCTCAGGCTGGGAAGAAACCCGCCTTTCAAACTATACCATAGTCTGA